A genome region from Pseudoalteromonas tetraodonis includes the following:
- a CDS encoding DUF2254 domain-containing protein, protein MYLRTKITNHYREIINSIGFYPSLLSVAFLIFAVLTMSVEYLAPIEQFKSLISFVLVDSAENARTILSTLAGSIISLTVFSFSMVMVVLNAASASLSPRVVPGLITRKSHQMVLGFYLGSIIYSIIMLININKLDNGNTAIPSLGVLFALIFGLISLGLFVFFIHSISKAIQVDNVLNGLFRQTKQEIQDIINKQGDNPVDNFPEFSNWHSIKSTTEGYYKGVHTNKLCAILAEEKIKLFITVKQGYFTVKGYPFLKCNKDICENEELIEKILDCFIFYIEEYISDHYRYGLTQISEIAVKAMSPGINDPGTAVKAIDMLSILLIARLKINAINYAYYQPEEAPLLYFHETSFDELLHDNFTPLRNYAKADAYVMTNVIEAFKNILFIANEDVEARNSVFNYLGAIVDDINQHICNEYDRREIRNMLQAIVRISELQGKQLVARFEQHQPISE, encoded by the coding sequence ATGTATTTAAGAACAAAAATCACCAATCACTATCGTGAAATAATAAACAGTATTGGCTTTTATCCCTCGCTCCTGTCTGTTGCGTTTTTAATTTTTGCTGTACTCACTATGTCTGTTGAGTATTTAGCCCCTATAGAGCAATTTAAATCATTAATCTCATTTGTATTAGTAGACAGTGCAGAAAACGCACGAACCATATTAAGCACCTTAGCTGGTAGTATTATTTCGTTAACCGTATTTAGTTTTTCTATGGTGATGGTGGTTTTAAATGCGGCCAGCGCTAGCTTGTCACCCAGAGTCGTTCCTGGGCTTATTACCCGTAAATCGCATCAAATGGTATTAGGGTTTTATTTAGGCAGTATTATTTATTCTATTATAATGCTCATTAATATTAATAAGTTAGATAACGGAAATACGGCAATACCCTCATTAGGGGTACTCTTTGCGTTAATTTTTGGTTTGATTTCTTTGGGCTTGTTCGTTTTTTTTATTCACTCTATTTCAAAAGCAATTCAGGTTGATAACGTATTAAATGGTTTATTTAGACAAACCAAACAAGAGATCCAAGACATCATCAACAAACAAGGCGATAACCCCGTTGATAACTTTCCTGAATTTTCAAATTGGCATTCAATAAAAAGTACTACTGAGGGTTACTACAAAGGGGTTCACACAAATAAGCTGTGTGCTATTTTGGCTGAAGAAAAAATAAAACTTTTTATTACTGTTAAGCAAGGTTACTTTACCGTTAAAGGCTACCCTTTCTTAAAGTGTAATAAAGACATTTGTGAAAACGAAGAGTTAATAGAGAAAATTTTAGACTGCTTTATTTTTTATATAGAAGAATACATCAGCGATCATTACCGTTATGGATTAACCCAAATTTCTGAAATTGCGGTAAAAGCAATGAGCCCCGGGATTAACGATCCGGGCACAGCGGTTAAAGCTATTGATATGCTGAGTATTTTATTGATTGCTCGCCTAAAGATTAATGCGATTAACTACGCGTATTATCAACCAGAAGAAGCCCCTTTGCTCTATTTCCATGAAACCAGTTTTGATGAATTACTGCACGATAACTTCACTCCTTTGCGTAATTATGCCAAAGCAGATGCCTATGTAATGACCAATGTTATTGAAGCATTTAAAAATATTTTGTTTATTGCCAACGAGGATGTTGAAGCTCGAAACAGTGTGTTTAATTATTTAGGTGCCATTGTTGATGATATTAATCAGCACATTTGTAATGAGTATGACCGGCGAGAAATTAGAAATATGCTACAAGCAATAGTGCGAATTAGTGAGTTACAAGGTAAGCAGTTGGTGGCACGTTTTGAGCAGCACCAACCTATTAGCGAGTAG